GGGAGATGTTCTTGCTCACCAGCAGTTCGAAACGGTCGCCCTTGTCCAGGTTGGTCACGAGCATGGGCAGCGGGATGTAATAGTATGTCCAGAGGTAGTCGGACTTGGGCTTTTCCATGGGGGCCATGAGCGAGTCGTACTCCAGGCCGATGGCCGAGCCGCAGTATTGATCCTCCGTGGCGGCCACGCGTTCGCCCTTGGCCGTGTAGACGACCAGGTGGTCCTTGTCGTCGTTCAGGATGACTTTATAGCCGCTTTTCTCGGGCAGGTAGACGAAGTTGAAGGGGTTGGCCTTGCTCGGCAGGTTCAGCCGCGTGGAAAGCGCGGGCTGGCCGCCGGAGAAGATGACGTTGTGAACGCCCTGGACGAACAGGTCCTTGGGATCGCCCTTGGACCCGACGAGCTGCCGGGAGAAGTCCGGCGGCACGGTGGCCACGTTCAGGTACAGCTTGATGTCCTTGTAAAGCTCTTTGAGATGGTTGCCGTCGAGCTGGAGGATGAAGGAACGGGGGTCCTTGAAATAACGGCTCGAGACGATGATCTCGGCCTTGCCGTCGCCGTTGATGTCAAGGGTGCTGATTTTCAGCAGCTTGATGTTGGGCGGCACCTCGTACTTGGCCACGGGCAGCAGCTGGCGGTCCTTGTAGGCGAAGACCTGCACGGAATGGTCGCCCAGGATGGCCACCTCGTTTTTCCCGGTGCCGCTCAGGTTGTCGATGGCGATGCCGCGGGAGACGAACGGCATGGACTGGCTGCGCCACACGCCCGGGGAATCGGCCGGACCGGCGTAGCGGAAGTTCGGGTTGAGGTAGACCTTCTGGTTCTGGTTGGTCTGGTTGACCACGAAATTCGGGTTCATCTGGTTGACGGCGGCGTCGCCCTTGGCGGCGGGGCGCTGGAAGATCTCGTTGTTGAGCGACTGGGCCGTGCGTTCCATGGCCGGGATGAGGTCGCCCATCTTGGTGGTGAAGTTTTTCGGCCATTTCTGGCCGTTTTGGCCGATCACCATGATGTCCACGCTGGCCTGTTCGCCGGAGACGGTGATGGAGCCGTAGGCGAGGTAGTCCGCGCCGATGTCGGCCAGGGTTTTTTTGGCCTCGGCCTCGGAGCCGGGAGCCTTGGCCAGCCGGGACCCGACCTTGCTCTTGTCCATGGGCGCGAGGTGCCCGGGCCAGTTCATGCGCGATTCGAGCATGCTCTGGGCGCCCTGGCTCAGGTACTGGTATTTCTCGGGACCGTGGACGGCAAAGGGCGCCACGGCGTAGGTCTTGGCCGAAGCGGCCAGGGCCAGGGACGGCAAGCACAAAAGGGCCACCGCCAGAAGGGCAAGGCGACGGAAAAGCGTCATAGTGGGGTTCCTCCGGGTCCCATGGGGACCGTTTTGTCCGGGAACGCGGCCGTGGCATCGGGCCAAAACACCGCGAGGCCCTGCATTACTATCAAAGACGACGCCCTTGCAAGGGCCGGTTTCCGCGTTGTCACGAACCCGGGAACGGGCCTGGCGCGCCGCCCGGGCGACGCCGTGCTGTTGAACATGGCCGTCCGATATGGTTGTATGGGCAAAAGCGGCCGGTAGCGACCGACAAGGGATTCGCGCATGTTTGTGCCTGATGTCCTCCGTAGCGGCGGCCTTGGCGTCGCCCGCTGGCCGCGCCACGCGCGGCGGCTTGTCTTAAGCGCCCTGGTCGGCGTGGTCGCGGGGCTTGGGGCCGTCTTTTTCGATGCCATGCTGGTGCACGCCCTGACCTGGCTGGTCGAGGTCCCCATGGCCTGGGCGCGCCACGGCATCGCCTTCCAGCCCGTCGCGCCCGGCATGCACGCCCCGGTCGTCAGCTGGATCATCATTCCCATCGCCGGCCTCGGCGGGCTGGCCTCGGGCCTGCTCGTCTTCTGCATCGCCCCCGAGGCCGAGGGCCACGGCACCGACGCCATGATCGAGTCGTTCCATCTGCGCGGCGGTTACGTGCGCAAGCGCGCCCCGATCATCAAGTTCGTCGCCTCCGCCCTGACCATCGGCTCGGGCGGCTCGGCCGGCAAGGAAGGCCCCATCGCCCAGATCGGCTCGGGATTCGGCTCCATTCTGGCCTCCTGGCTCAAGCTCGACACCGCCGACCGGCGCGTGCTGCTTCTGGCCGGGGCGGCCGGCGGCATCGGGGCCATTTTCCAGGCGCCCCTCGGGGCGGCGCTTTTCGTGCCCGGCGTGCTTTACCGCGACACGGAATACGAATTCGAGGCGCTCCTTTCCTGCATCATCGCCTCCATCGCCGCCTACGCCGTCTTTTCCCAGGTGTTCGGCCGGCAGGCCCTTTTCACCCCCGGGCCCGTGCATTTCGCCATGCCGGTGGAACTCCTGCCCTGTCTCATCTTCGGCGTGCTGTGCGCCGGGTGCGGTTACATCTACATCAAGGTTTTTTACGGGCTGCGCGACTACTTCTTCAACCCCCTG
The DNA window shown above is from Solidesulfovibrio fructosivorans JJ] and carries:
- a CDS encoding FG-GAP repeat domain-containing protein, which produces MTLFRRLALLAVALLCLPSLALAASAKTYAVAPFAVHGPEKYQYLSQGAQSMLESRMNWPGHLAPMDKSKVGSRLAKAPGSEAEAKKTLADIGADYLAYGSITVSGEQASVDIMVIGQNGQKWPKNFTTKMGDLIPAMERTAQSLNNEIFQRPAAKGDAAVNQMNPNFVVNQTNQNQKVYLNPNFRYAGPADSPGVWRSQSMPFVSRGIAIDNLSGTGKNEVAILGDHSVQVFAYKDRQLLPVAKYEVPPNIKLLKISTLDINGDGKAEIIVSSRYFKDPRSFILQLDGNHLKELYKDIKLYLNVATVPPDFSRQLVGSKGDPKDLFVQGVHNVIFSGGQPALSTRLNLPSKANPFNFVYLPEKSGYKVILNDDKDHLVVYTAKGERVAATEDQYCGSAIGLEYDSLMAPMEKPKSDYLWTYYYIPLPMLVTNLDKGDRFELLVSKNISLAAQFFETFRTFSQGEIHSLYWDGVGMSLLWKTRRIKGTITGYALADIDNDGQKELVVCINTWPGATGVYARRTIVLAYKLDTTSMSQPGEFGIDMGGQ